Proteins from one Vespa crabro chromosome 11, iyVesCrab1.2, whole genome shotgun sequence genomic window:
- the LOC124428182 gene encoding 39S ribosomal protein L22, mitochondrial has product MNTIRCSLQRLSLNNKSFLNELVGTLHRSIVSSGKLFTYDKNMDYQDDDVEENENEQKQFKWLEYNNKFFPIQSPDEERRPAYVCHMKANVKYSPKKLWYIACFVRGMTVDEAIKQLSFMHKKGAVIVKETILEAQNLAVLKHNVEFKSNLWVAESFCNKGLVYKGIRRHARGRLGEVRYMYSNYFVRLEEGKPPENYYLPVPKTGEQHIENWLKQMRMRKIPNSL; this is encoded by the exons ATGAACACTATTCGATGTTCTTTGCAACGACtctcattaaataataaatcttttctgAATGAACTTGTTGGAACATTACATAGATCTATAGTGTCATCTGGTAAACTTttcacatatgataaaaatatggaTTACCAAGATGATGATGTAGAGGAAAATGAGAACGAACAGAAACAATTTAAGTGGttagaatataataacaaattttttcctATACAATCACCAGATGAGGAGAGAAGACCAGCG TATGTATGTCATATGAAGGCAAATGTAAAATACAGTCCAAAGAAACTGTGGTATATTGCATGTTTCGTCAGAGGAATGACTGTAGATGAAGCAATTAAACAGTTAAGTTTTATGCATAAAAAAGGTGCAGTTATTGTAAAAGAAACTATTTTAGAAGCGCAGAATTTAGCTGTACTTAAACATAATGTTgaatttaaaagtaatttgTGGGTTG CTGAATCTTTCTGTAATAAGGGTCTTGTATATAAAGGAATAAGACGTCATGCTCGAGGACGTTTGGGAGAAGTACGTTACATGTATTCTAATTACTTTGTACGCTTGGAAGAAGGAAAGCCacctgaaaattattatttgccaGTTCCTAAAACTGGTGAACAACACATAGAAAATTGGCTAAAACAAATGCGAATGCGTAAAATACCAAATTCCTTGTAA